In Nicotiana tabacum cultivar K326 chromosome 2, ASM71507v2, whole genome shotgun sequence, the following proteins share a genomic window:
- the LOC107787894 gene encoding bet1-like protein At4g14600 has protein sequence MASSSHRGGDFYGAASYRSRDGLSTRQVGGSDEIQVRIDPMHGDLDDEITGLRKQVKQLRNVAQEIESEAKFQNDFINQLQMTLIKAQAGVKNNMRRLNRSIIQEGSNHVMHVILFALFCFFVIYLLSKFSRR, from the exons ATGGCTTCTAGCTCTCATAGAGGCGGTGATTTCTACGGTGCTGCTTCCTACAGATCCAG AGATGGATTGAGTACGAGGCAAGTAGGTGGTTCAGATGAGATACAGGTGCGGATTGATCCGATGCACGGGGACCTAGATGACGAGATTACAGGTCTTCGCAAACAAGTAAAACAGCTTAGAAAT GTAGCCCAAGAAATTGAGTCTGAAGCAAAGTTTCAGAATGATTTTATTAACCAACTG CAAATGACACTGATCAAAGCTCAAGCAGGGGTGAAGAACAATATGAGACGATTGAACAGAAGTATCATCCAGGAAGGATCAAACCATGTGATGCATGTTATTCTTTTTGCGCTATTTTGCTTCTTTGTGATATATTTGCTGTCCAAGTTTTCACGGAGATAA